A stretch of Imperialibacter roseus DNA encodes these proteins:
- the gndA gene encoding NADP-dependent phosphogluconate dehydrogenase, producing MEKTYDFGLVGLGVMGRNFILNVADNNFSAYGLDTDSEKVKSLREEGAGKVVDGTTDKKEFISKLSRPRKIMLLVPAGGPVDAVINDLSPLLDKGDLIIDGGNSFFTDTDRRAESLESKGIYFFGTGVSGGAKGARFGPSIMPGGDKDAYEIVRPVFEAVSAKVNGEPCVDYMGARSAGNYVKMVHNGIEYGLMQLISEAYDVMKRGLGLSNQQLHNTFDQWNKSKLQSFLVEITAEIFTKKDELTNKDLIDVILDKAKQKGTGKWTSQNAMDLGIPVPTIDVAVSMREISSMKADREKAESLYGAKSIKGDSSLTVKDVEDALFFAYIVTYAQGMTQLWAASKEYKYGCDMETIAKIWRGGCIIRSGLLEDMRKAYARDKALSSLLLDKDIAAKAKSCEVSARKVAAYAIGQGIPVSGMVAGLSYFDAFTTGRLPLNLIQAQRDHFGSHTYERTDREGIFHTEW from the coding sequence ATGGAAAAAACATATGACTTTGGCCTCGTAGGCCTCGGAGTGATGGGAAGAAACTTCATCTTGAACGTGGCAGACAATAATTTCTCCGCCTATGGGCTGGACACGGATTCGGAAAAGGTAAAGTCGTTGAGGGAAGAAGGAGCAGGAAAGGTTGTTGATGGCACTACCGACAAAAAGGAGTTTATTTCTAAACTTTCCAGGCCAAGAAAGATCATGTTGCTGGTCCCTGCAGGTGGCCCCGTTGACGCAGTTATCAACGATTTGTCTCCGTTGCTTGATAAAGGTGACCTGATCATTGATGGTGGAAATTCTTTTTTTACCGACACTGACAGAAGAGCCGAAAGCCTGGAGTCAAAAGGCATCTACTTCTTTGGTACAGGGGTTTCCGGTGGAGCCAAGGGCGCCCGCTTTGGCCCCAGTATTATGCCGGGAGGTGACAAAGATGCTTATGAAATTGTAAGGCCGGTTTTTGAAGCGGTTTCAGCGAAAGTCAATGGCGAGCCATGTGTGGACTATATGGGCGCCAGGTCAGCTGGCAACTACGTGAAAATGGTGCACAACGGTATCGAATACGGGTTGATGCAGCTTATTTCGGAGGCATATGATGTAATGAAGAGAGGATTGGGCCTGAGTAATCAACAGCTTCACAATACTTTCGACCAGTGGAACAAGTCGAAGCTTCAGTCCTTTTTGGTGGAAATAACAGCAGAGATATTCACGAAAAAAGATGAGCTAACCAACAAAGACCTGATTGACGTGATTCTTGACAAGGCCAAGCAAAAAGGCACAGGTAAGTGGACGTCTCAGAATGCCATGGATCTTGGTATTCCGGTGCCTACCATTGATGTGGCGGTTAGTATGCGGGAAATATCCTCCATGAAAGCTGATAGGGAAAAAGCTGAATCGCTCTACGGAGCCAAGTCCATCAAAGGAGACAGCAGTCTTACAGTGAAAGATGTTGAAGACGCTCTGTTCTTTGCCTACATCGTTACGTACGCTCAGGGTATGACGCAACTGTGGGCAGCCTCTAAGGAATATAAGTACGGATGCGATATGGAAACCATCGCCAAAATATGGAGGGGTGGTTGCATCATCCGCTCAGGCCTTTTAGAGGACATGAGGAAGGCTTATGCCAGAGATAAAGCACTTAGTAGCCTGTTGCTGGATAAAGACATTGCTGCCAAAGCTAAAAGCTGCGAAGTGTCGGCCAGAAAAGTAGCTGCTTATGCAATCGGTCAGGGCATTCCGGTATCAGGAATGGTAGCGGGTTTGAGCTATTTCGATGCGTTCACTACCGGCCGTTTGCCACTGAACCTGATCCAGGCGCAACGGGATCACTTTGGTTCACATACCTATGAGAGAACCGATAGGGAAGGAATTTTCCACACCGAGTGGTAA
- a CDS encoding ammonium transporter, whose translation MKLFVRPILLSGLAIIASSTAALAQETSEIDSGATAWMLTSTTLVLLMIPGLAMFYGGLVRTKNVLGTMMHSFTAMGIMTVLWVVCGYSMAFGENVLGGWFGWNSDYVMLSGIDDSIIDGIPEYVFSMFQAKFAIITPALIAGAVAERITFKGYCFFIALWGLIVYNPLCHWVWASDGFLFNLGASGAIDFAGGTVVHISAGVSGLVAVLFIGARKSHPHLPMQPNNLVMTMIGAGLLWVGWFGFNAGSSISSGLSTAQALTVTQIAAAAGALTWLIVEGFHQGKATALGFASGILAGLVAITPAAGVVQPGGALVLGALSTIVCYLAIILKNKLGYDDTLDAFGIHGVGGIIGAIFLVFFIRESWMTDAATAAGGTWTVMQQLGVQLTAIAIAIVYAGVGTFVILFVLNKFVKIRASEEDEMKGLDNVYHGEKGYGMITPN comes from the coding sequence ATGAAGCTTTTTGTTCGACCAATTCTATTGAGTGGATTGGCTATTATTGCCTCTTCCACAGCTGCCCTTGCCCAGGAAACATCTGAGATAGACTCAGGTGCCACCGCCTGGATGCTGACTTCCACCACACTTGTGCTCCTGATGATTCCCGGTCTTGCCATGTTTTATGGTGGCCTGGTTAGGACGAAAAACGTGCTCGGCACAATGATGCACAGTTTTACAGCCATGGGTATTATGACTGTACTTTGGGTAGTTTGTGGGTACAGCATGGCCTTTGGTGAAAACGTGCTGGGCGGCTGGTTTGGCTGGAATTCCGACTATGTGATGCTTTCAGGCATCGACGACAGCATTATCGACGGCATCCCCGAATATGTATTCTCCATGTTCCAGGCAAAATTTGCCATCATCACCCCTGCGCTTATTGCTGGCGCCGTGGCCGAAAGAATCACATTTAAAGGTTATTGTTTTTTCATTGCACTTTGGGGGCTTATTGTCTACAACCCGCTTTGCCATTGGGTTTGGGCGTCCGACGGCTTCCTGTTCAATCTTGGCGCAAGTGGAGCTATCGATTTTGCGGGGGGCACAGTTGTGCATATCTCAGCTGGTGTTAGCGGATTGGTTGCCGTTCTCTTTATTGGTGCCAGAAAATCGCACCCCCATTTACCCATGCAGCCCAACAACCTCGTAATGACGATGATCGGCGCCGGCCTTTTGTGGGTAGGTTGGTTTGGATTCAATGCGGGTAGCAGCATTTCAAGTGGATTGAGCACCGCTCAGGCATTAACAGTTACACAAATAGCCGCTGCTGCTGGCGCACTTACCTGGTTAATAGTCGAAGGCTTCCACCAGGGCAAAGCAACAGCTCTTGGTTTTGCATCGGGCATCCTGGCTGGTTTGGTAGCTATTACGCCAGCAGCTGGCGTTGTTCAGCCCGGTGGGGCCCTGGTACTGGGAGCTCTCTCTACCATTGTGTGTTACCTGGCAATTATACTAAAAAATAAACTCGGCTATGACGATACGCTAGACGCTTTTGGTATTCACGGCGTTGGAGGTATCATCGGTGCCATTTTCCTTGTGTTCTTTATCAGAGAAAGCTGGATGACAGACGCTGCAACGGCTGCAGGTGGCACGTGGACTGTAATGCAACAGCTGGGTGTACAACTTACGGCGATAGCAATAGCCATCGTTTATGCCGGTGTAGGCACTTTTGTGATTCTTTTTGTACTCAATAAGTTCGTTAAAATCCGGGCCAGTGAGGAAGACGAAATGAAAGGCCTAGACAACGTGTACCATGGTGAGAAAGGATACGGAATGATCACTCCTAATTAA
- the zwf gene encoding glucose-6-phosphate dehydrogenase, which translates to MKKTDNQILTIFGASGDLTERKLIPAVFNLFKRGFLPENYAILGVSRTDFSDEEYRKKVVFDNPHLKASKDNPGELENFAKMVFYQSIDTKAVVDYQLLANRLKTLCNDCHTDQNYIFYLSTPPSLYSVISKNLGEAQLNTEEKGWKRLIVEKPFGYTLESAKELNNQLLESFKEDQIYRIDHYLGKETVQNTLVARFGNTIFEPLWNRIYIEKVEITAAESVGVEKRGGYYDGSGALRDMIQNHLLQLVSLVTMEPPARMDAESIHNEKLKLFRSLRPLTQDDIRDNVIRGQYLNSTIGDKQYPGYREESGVDPESRTETFAALKFYIDNWRWADVPFFVRTGKRLPTRVSEVVIHFKPNHHHLFSQRRIANSQNVLVFRIQPNEGILLKFGLKVPGNGFKVETVNMDFQYDGLTDAYVPEAYERLLLDCMQGDATLYARGDSVIAAWEFVDPILKAWKDDPDLPVYGYPSGTWGPEQANALIENGHGWRNPCANLVDDGLYCEL; encoded by the coding sequence ATGAAAAAAACTGATAATCAGATACTTACTATTTTCGGAGCCTCTGGCGATCTTACTGAGCGTAAACTGATTCCTGCTGTTTTCAATTTATTCAAAAGAGGTTTTTTGCCTGAGAATTACGCTATTCTTGGTGTAAGCCGAACAGACTTCAGCGACGAGGAATACAGGAAGAAAGTTGTTTTCGACAACCCGCACCTGAAAGCTTCCAAGGACAACCCTGGTGAGTTGGAAAACTTCGCAAAGATGGTTTTCTATCAGTCGATTGATACGAAAGCGGTAGTAGACTATCAGTTGCTGGCCAATCGGCTTAAAACGTTGTGCAATGACTGTCATACGGATCAAAACTATATTTTCTACCTTTCTACTCCCCCTTCACTTTACTCTGTGATTTCTAAGAATTTGGGCGAAGCTCAACTTAATACAGAGGAAAAGGGCTGGAAAAGGTTGATTGTTGAGAAGCCTTTTGGTTACACACTGGAAAGTGCAAAAGAACTAAACAACCAGCTGCTCGAGTCGTTCAAAGAAGATCAGATTTATAGAATCGACCACTACCTGGGTAAAGAAACCGTACAGAATACGCTGGTGGCCAGATTTGGCAACACTATTTTCGAGCCGCTTTGGAACCGCATATACATTGAGAAAGTAGAAATTACGGCTGCTGAGAGTGTTGGTGTGGAGAAGCGAGGCGGTTACTACGATGGCTCTGGCGCATTAAGAGACATGATCCAAAACCACTTGCTACAGTTGGTGTCGCTGGTGACCATGGAGCCGCCAGCAAGAATGGATGCAGAATCGATCCACAATGAAAAGCTAAAGCTATTCAGATCCTTACGGCCTTTAACTCAGGATGACATCAGGGATAACGTAATCAGAGGCCAATACCTCAATTCAACTATTGGAGACAAACAATATCCCGGTTACAGAGAGGAATCTGGGGTTGACCCTGAGTCAAGAACTGAAACCTTTGCGGCTTTGAAGTTCTATATCGACAATTGGAGGTGGGCTGACGTGCCCTTCTTTGTCCGCACTGGCAAGCGGCTACCAACCAGGGTTTCGGAGGTGGTAATTCACTTCAAACCCAACCATCACCATTTGTTCAGTCAGCGACGAATTGCTAACTCACAAAATGTACTGGTCTTTAGAATTCAGCCCAACGAGGGCATTTTGTTGAAGTTTGGCCTGAAGGTCCCTGGCAATGGCTTTAAGGTCGAAACGGTGAATATGGATTTCCAATACGATGGGCTGACGGATGCTTATGTGCCTGAAGCCTACGAAAGGCTGCTGCTCGATTGCATGCAAGGCGATGCCACCCTCTACGCCAGAGGTGACAGTGTTATTGCTGCCTGGGAGTTTGTTGACCCCATTCTAAAAGCATGGAAGGACGATCCTGACCTTCCCGTATACGGGTACCCCTCGGGCACCTGGGGGCCAGAACAAGCAAATGCGCTAATTGAAAATGGCCATGGCTGGCGGAATCCTTGTGCCAATTTGGTTGATGACGGACTTTATTGCGAACTATAA
- a CDS encoding P-II family nitrogen regulator: MKLIIAIIRENQLDQVRESLIQAGISRITVSNVSGHGRRVSEEVYRGQKVIPNLVSNVRLEIAVNDSFVETTCNAIMDATQAHDGDMIGSGKIFITPLEECIRIRTGERGSDAI; encoded by the coding sequence ATGAAACTTATTATAGCCATCATAAGAGAAAACCAGCTCGATCAGGTGAGGGAGTCACTGATTCAAGCAGGCATATCGAGAATCACCGTCAGCAACGTATCAGGTCACGGGCGGAGAGTATCCGAGGAGGTCTACAGAGGCCAGAAAGTGATTCCCAACCTGGTTTCTAACGTCAGACTGGAGATAGCTGTAAATGACAGCTTCGTTGAAACTACCTGCAACGCCATTATGGATGCTACTCAGGCCCACGACGGCGATATGATAGGCAGCGGCAAGATTTTTATTACGCCGCTGGAAGAATGCATAAGAATCAGAACCGGTGAACGAGGTTCTGACGCTATATAA